Part of the Hevea brasiliensis isolate MT/VB/25A 57/8 chromosome 16, ASM3005281v1, whole genome shotgun sequence genome is shown below.
AAATTTTACAGCcacggaggatattttgttctgggttaacctgcttttatccttcgcaggttgtttatccatgtttgtgtaattttaattactcctagaatttccgcatgtgttagcagtatttatttgaatttggtctgtaatatttttatcatgttggacctgtaaacttaaatatgttatgtatgtttgatggattggatgagggagctgagctcccatttattttatgttgatgagtatgtggagggtgagctgagctccccaattgagtatttattgtgtttacaggtcgggtgagtcaaaaactccccgttggaaagtccattttatggcaggactctgtccgtttggtttcttgaatttgggcccaatgggcctcagaattgggtaaatgaacagttaaggcttactacgggcctcgggggctttaggctggcccaggtcctagtgccggtccggcccataggttgggtcgtgacacatttCATCTAAgtgctttcaatttttttttatttactttattgttttattatttctttcaaaagttattagttttcattctcaaaatttatttatttaaatatgtttaattaatatttatttaattactattttttttataaattttttatttaatattttttaaacttttaaatattttatttcatcaTAATTATATACCGAatgcaattataactaatattttaattatttatattttatttttattaattttcaattgaattattttcaaattttaattaaatatctaattttttatacataaattatatttcaattataaaaaatagaatttcaaaaatagattataaatataattacatcgaaaatttagttacaaataaagatgattaaaaaattaaagttacaatattaaaattattgggtctgttttttaaaaaataacatatatttttaacacttattatattaatagaaaatgatgatattttaaaattttaatttttatgaaatatatttattttatattttaaatttatgtaaaagGATAATCATTTATgagataaattattttataaaaaatatatcaaattaattaaaaaaaatttacaatttataaaatttaaagatatagtattttcaaaaaataatataataaaatgttatttttaattaataataatgttatatattattattattattattattaaaattaaataattcaattcattattagtaatttaatatattttattatattaataataaaaaatattatatttatatatttttaaataatattatttttttataaatataatatattttatgtgatctaaaaaaatatcaatttacttaaattattagataaaatataaaaaattcataatatttaaattattttttaaataaaataattttattatattttaaacgaagtaatcataaaaattactttaatatatgtataaaaaaattaaataaatattttaattaattacactataaattaattaaaaaattattattataataaataaaaatttattcaaattaaattaaatgagaaaaaaattttaattaaaaattaatttaataataataatttattttatttaaaattaaataaaaaaataaaaattataaattatttctaatatagAATAGACATTACGTTAGATTTTCATATACAGCTAGTGAACTCGTGAAGCCCATGAACCTGAAAACAAACATATAGGGAATCGCAAAAGTTGTTTAAATCAAGGCATGAGCTACACCTGAGCATCTCAATTGAAAACATATCGAAGAAGAAGATAAAAACCATTGATTACATCCAAAAGGCTTTTTGGATTTGTAACGTACAACTTCTTCCATCCACCTAATACCAATTACTATatttccaatatatatatatatatatcgaagTCACGAAAATTTCGTTTCAAGAAAATACTATCTTCAGTGCTGCCTTTAAATATCGCTGTTTATGCTCTTTCATTGCCattcttactttatttttattttaactatCACATATCAATGTCTGTGAGCATCCAGAGCTCCTGCAGTCTTAAACCAAATGCCAAAACTAAGACTGGCCGTCTTTCCCTTTCCGAATTGGATCAAATTGGAACCATAACTCATATCCCCACTATTTACTTCTATAAACCATCTCTTTCAAATTGGCTTCAACCATTCACTTCCATTGTCGATATCCTCAAAGACTCCTTAAGCCGCGTGCTGGTGGCCTTTTATCCACTTGCTGGTCGTTTACACTGGATTGGCCATGGCCGCCTTGAGCTTGATTGCAATGCCATGGGCGTCACGTTTATTGATGCTGAATCTCAATCAAAACTAGAGGATTTTGGTGatttttcacaattttcagagTACCAACACCTCATCCCACATGTAGACTATACTCTTCCAATGCATGAAATACCTTTATTGCTAGTGCAAGTTACAAGGTTCCATTGTGGTGGTTTCAGCATTAGTTTAACTTTGTCTCATGTTGTTGTTGATGGGCAAAGTGCACTTCATTTTATCTCTGAGTGGGCTCGTATTGCTCGTGGTGAGCAATTAGGCACACGACCATTTTTTGATCGAAAGGTCTTGCGAGCTGGGGGTCCTCCAATTTCTGGGACGCTATTTCATCATAAGGAGTTCGATGAACTACCACTCTTGATTGGGCAATCAAATAATtcggaagaaagaagaaagaaaacaaGTGCTTCCCAGCTAAAGATAACAAAAGCCCAAGTTGAGAAGCTAAAGAGCAAGGCTAATGAGAGCAAAAGTATGGACAATGGTGGAGGTTATACCAGATATGAGACCTTGACTGCTCACGTATGGAGATCTGCATGCAAAGCTCGCGAGCACAAACCTGAACAACCAACTGCTATGGGTATTTGTATCGATTCAAGAAAACGTATGCAACCACCTTTGCCTGATGGGTATTTTGGCAATGCTATTCTTGACGTGATTGCAGTGAGCAACTCTGGTGAGCTTGTATCAAAGCCTTTGGGATTTGCCTCAAGCAAAATAAGAGATGCAATCCAGAATGTGACGAGTGAATACATTAACTCTGCGATTGACTTCTGCAAGAATCAGCAAGATTTGACCAAGTTTCAAGACATTTATGCTCTGCAAGGTACTGATGAAGGGCCTTTTTATGGCAATCCTAATCTACTACTTGTCAGCTGGTTAACGTTGCCAATATACGGTCTTGATTTTGGGTGGGGAAAGGAAATTTATATGGGACTAGGAAGTGTTGATTTTGATGGAGATGCATTCCTTGTGCCTAGTCATGATTCGGATGGATCCTTGGTTCTTGCCATATGTTTGCAGGCAGATCATATCAAAGCTTTTGAGAAGTACTTCTATGAAGATATCATCTAGACACTTATTAttaaggaatcaaaattgaaactaccaatatgtatttatatatatatatatatatatatatacatgggaTCTATCATAATTTTAAGTAATAATAtaacatttataaattaataaattgattagacATATATATTTGAATATAGCTTAAAAAGTCTTACTCTGTCATAAAATAGGTAACCACAAAAGGCAATCTTAATTAGTTTCTAAATTTTGGTGTTTTTTATTCCAATAATTTTGTGTTAGACTATACTTATTCTCATTAAGTTTTTCCCAATTAAAAGattatgatattaaaaaaaaaaaaaaaaaggagagatcTTATTGAGAATGGGTAGATAGAATTCTTTTTAACAATCATGTAAAAGTATAAAATTTATCGGTATAAATTTATATCAACATATTACTAAAAAAATTTgactattaatattttataataaaattatgattacTGAAAAAAATTATTGACAACAATATTGTCAAAAGTTAATTTTATCTTTATATACAAAGCATAACTCACAATTTGCACTCTTAATTTTTGCAACAAGATTAAGAGTAATGAGTATATGTGACTTGGGATTGTTATATTCTAATATATACGTTGCATATCGAGtaatttcagcatttattttgtaGAATTGATTGTTAATACcaaaagttgattttttttttttatggtcaAGCTAGAAAATTTTTCTTTGGTGTTAACACAATAATGAAATTACATGCTCTTCAATATAATCAATTCAACCACTCaactttataaataaataaataaataaataaataaaaatatatatatatatatatatatatatatatatatatatatatatatatatatatatatatagttttcaataaatttttattaaaattagttaaaaaaaagtcaattttatatcttaaattaatatatataaaaagaattcGAGTATCTATGTAATTTCTTCTTTCTAAAGAAACTATATAATTTACTTATAAAATTTTGTTGTTAATGTTTTATATGATACATAAAAATTTGAGAatacataaaaatattttatgtttaaattctaTTAGGTAACATAAATAACAAGAAAAATACTCTTAATTTGCAATCatcttttaatattttaatgtattaaaatatttgtaaaatgttttgattattaaaatttattttttgaaattaattttttatttaaaattatttcagattttaatgattaaaaatttaatatatattatgatATGTCTattgatttatatataattatctatataattaaaattaactaaataaataaatgactccactaaataaaatttttagctcTACCATTGATTTAATGTCAAATataaaatcaattttaaaaattaatcacactctttgtttttatattttgaagaaatcaatattatatatttaaaaatataagtatgattaaactaaaaataaataggatgccaaattataaaaatttattaaatatatggtgaaaaataaaaaaaaatcaaatatttttttattatttattccaTAACAAGCAATAAAAATTATTGAGACAGCTCATAATGTTTCATATTGTTCTGCCCCTGTGTCTAGCATTAGGCCATACAATAACTATCCTAGCTCTACATATCTTTTTGGggtcaataattaaaatataaaaaaaaaaaggagaattaTTGATAGATAGTAGGAAAGAAGTTGAATTAATGGCACGAATAGATAACGTTTAAGTGACAATGAACGCCTCTGCAAAACAAATAATTCGTACGTTGGATTGGAACTCAAATTCAATATCTAATAGTGTTAAAGACGAATTTATCAATTCGAGCCCacggtgaaaaaaaaaattacagtttattaatttttaagttaatcttttaataatattttaaaaaaacacTTTTACAAAACGCAGATTTTAACCAAAATTGTCAAGCAGGTTctaaattaatttcttttatttttattattttaaattaaatatataaaagaggagttttttttttttaatcaaataagAGAAGAAACTCAATtcacaaatgaataaacacttatTGACATACCGATATAATGATATAGTGATGAATCTTTAATAATATATGTTAAAATCATATGAAACATTTTgtctatatattattaatttgaaACGAAGAATTGGTATGCCAAGCTCACATAATTAATATGAAATCTATATAGCTAGGGAGACTATGACAATAGTCCCATATATGTATTAttctttctcttttatttttgtttttatcaGCTTTGGTGTATTTATGGGGTCTTCTATGAACACATTTATCACTTGTCATCTCAAACTAGAACCTACGGATATGGCCCCAACTGTAGATTTTCCCATGGGAAGTAGGAGCAAGTACAAGTGTGAAGGCATGAATCTAATAGACCCTATTGGGTCTAAGAGTGAGAGAGACATGTAGCAGTTGCAGATTTGAATTTGAGCAACTGATGATTTTGAATTTACAAGTGGGTTAAAGTTGTTGGGAATCATTATGTGACTCACCTCTCTCAACTCATCAGGCAAATGGAAAACAATCATGTAGCTGTAGCTCAGGCTCACCACTACTCATGATCCGGCGGATTTATACACTTGTTTTGAAATCAAAATACTAATTTTGGATGTGCAGATGCATTTGTAGGCCAAAAGACTTttcttttatataaatatatccaACAAATCTCTTCttttggataaaaaaaaaaattttaaaaataaaaaacccTAACTAATGGATAACAGCAAGCAGCTACATTAGAAAGCTTGTATATAAGTGtgcatatataaaaataaaaaaaataaaaatacacatTTCTCCACTAACACTTAACGATGTCAAAAAATGTCAAAAGCAAatcaagtgaaaaaaaaaaagagagaaggaAAGGTGCTTGACATGTCCTTGTGGAGGGCATTAAACATTAGTGAAAGCAAAAGTTACtgggtaatttaaattaattaaatatcctTTTTATAATTCAAAAGGGCATTTGCAGGTGGAAGTAATCATGACTGTTCTAGCAAAAAACAGAGCAAAagaagattattaattaaaattttggatttaaTGGGTGATCTGATTCCAAACAACAATGCTATCTAGCTGCTAAGCTTCTAAAATCTTCCAGACAgaaaagaaaagtttttttttttttttttattgtgagATTATAGGGATAGTGAAAGTTAAGGGGAATGattatcatataattaaatgATGATTGGAGCTAAAACCCACTAGAAATTAACAGAAAGCAAAGgataattattactattattgtGAGTGGGGACATTGCTGTTAGACAGAAAGAAAGCAGATAGAAAATCTTACGAGAAAGGTAATTAATAAAGGCAAATGTTGAAGTCGTAAAACCATTTGTCTTCCTTCCAACTTTGTCTTCCTTCCAACAAATGCCAAACCCAAAACCCTCATCAGTCCTCACCAAATTTTTTCACCCTGCATGCCTTTAACTTCTTCTATCAATTGATTCATCGTTTCCATTGTCTTTCTTAActataatttcaaaaattaacGTTTTAATGGTTTTTACCCTTTTAAGTTGAAAAAAAAAGAACTGAATTTAGCTTATCATTGGCATGATTCTCAATTTAAATATCAATCTTACAAGTGCAGtctaaattctaaaattttgctttTAACAATACATTCTTTCTCCATATATCATCATTAATCAACTTGCACAGACAAAATATATGGTTCATATTCTTGTTTTAAGATGACTTGAAAACCATCCCGTATATTATGTATATTTTCAGTTTAAGAGATTTAGAAGACTTGAACCACCCCAACACTAGAtatctttttaaaaaataaataaataaaagaaaaagaaaaaaaagggattTCAGGAGCTATCAGAAATTGCAATCCTATATTGCCATTTCCACTATGTCACGACCAACCAGATAAGCATTGCTTGGGGAATTTCAGAATCTTTTTATCTATTCACCAAAGGCAAATCACAAGCAAAGCTCGCACATGATTTATCACAAAACACACAGCTCTGATCTTCCACGTTTAATATAACATGGACCCACTTAATTTTCATTATACTCATCAGATCTGGAAAAACCAGAAGCACAGTTTCAGCACTGCCCCCCACCTTCTTGAGAAATTACCTGTACAAAAGATGGGAAAAAGGAAAACGGAAATCcggtttttaattttaattataaattttcattttttctcAATTTCGGCGATTGAGCTCTGGTTTTGAGGAACAACAGCCAAAGACTCTTGGCGACGAAACCTCAAATGCTTGGCAATGAACTCGTCTACGGCGCGCTGAAATTCCTCGCCACTCAATTCATCCTCTGGACATAAACCCTCGCCGCTGGTGGACTTCACAGCATTCATGCGCTTCTCTGTCTCCCATCGTTGCAGCTTCTTCTCTTTCGCCTTCTCAGAGCACTTCTTCTCTAGCTTCTCCGATTTCGACCTCCGATAAACTCTCGGATTGTCAGAATCCGTCTCTGAGTCTGAATCAGAAAATGAGTACAAGTCCATTTCAACAGCACCATCGTTATTTTTGCCTGTTTGAGTGATAACATTAACTTGAGAGATAATCTCTTTGTCCTGGTACTCAATCTCCTTGGTTGCGTGAAATGGAGGATGCGAAGGAGTGGAAGGATTCTCTGACAATGACTTGGAACAACCATTTTCGTTGTTTTTTAACAGCTCCTCGTAAAGCTCAGTCTCAGCATTGTCTGTGGAGGGATTCTCGCCGGAGAATCTGCCAGATTTGACGATGAGAGTAGCAATGATAGCATTGCAGAGCAAGAAAACGAAGATTGGACTGGCGATTACTCCAGCGATTCTCATGAAGAACTCGCCAGAAATTCTGATGGCAAATGGAAGCCGATTGAAAATCCATGAGAGAAACACCATAGCAAGGCAAAACTCAATTAATCGAAACAGCTTTGTTAAACTTGGAAGGTGATTGTACCATAGTATAGAGCCTGTTTTCTCAGTTTTGACTTTATCAAAATTAAACAAATCCATCACAGAGAATGAGAAAGCGAttcgaaagaggaagagaaaagaaaacaGGAGTATATATTTACGGAGATGCGCCTGTTTGAGTAATCGCTTTCACGCGTAGGAAACAGAGAAAAATTGGAAAGAAAATCTAGTAAAAATTTTCTCGGAAGAGGGAAAGCCGAGAGTAgagggaaagaaagaaagagggtGCTGTTGCCCTTTTCTCCTTCTAATGAAAAGGAGTGTTTGGACTTGGGATAGAAGAGAAGTGAACCCTTTCCGCGGACAAATCTTTGCTTTTTATAGACACCTCGAAAACACAGAGAGTGATTAGCCTTAGGAAATTACTTTAATAAAATCGAGATTTcttaaagtaaataaataaaagcGTTTAGGGCTCTAATCAGGCGGGACCACTGCTCAGAGTTCAGACAGGCGTGGATTATTGCCGATTAAGTGGGGTCAACAAATTGACCCGCCACGTGGAATActctatatttatttatttaaactgCTCAGCGCTGGATGAGAAGGGCACCCGAGTTAAATAGCGTGTGCGTGATTCGATGAGATGCGCGAAAGGTTTTTCACGTGAGGTGTATGGCGTCCGTGGGTCTGCTTAGCGCATTCTGGTCCGTTCTTTTGTTTCCAATGTATTTTGATTCCCACACACACGGGCTGTGTGTTGCCATTACACTACaccttttccttttgttttgtaATGAacacaaaataataatattattcaaaaaaacaaaaataattgtaagTTTACCTCAACTGCTTTTCAAcattttacccttttttttttttaactctgaAGATGAATTACTACCTTCAATGTAATCATAATTAATATTAAGCACTtgttatttcaaaaaaaaattaactatgaAGCTCCTTCATTAATTTTTAAGACCTTTTCTGTTAGTCAATAGGATATTAGCTGATGAAATAGCATGAATATATATTTTCTTAATCCTTAAAATCCCCTTAGTATGTTCCTCTCTCGTTTTGTAAGACATTTTGgagaaagaaatttgatttttgttaGCTTTATTCAATTAAGTTTACTGTTATCGGttacttatttattaattttttaaaaaattttatttacttttctatttaaatttaattaaaataaaaaacaataaatataaaattatagatAATTAAGATTATAATTTAACTTATCACAATAATAGAGAACGATATTTTTATATACAACCTTAAAAAGTTATAAAACTAATTGAAGGATGAGTTtatataaaatgatatttttcaAGCTCAATCTTTTAGatgaaaagtttaagaataattttatatctttttattataagaggaattaatttaaatttaatttactaaattaattaaatcaatccATTAATTCATTAAAGTagctatattataattatttttatgagGTAATTCCCAATTAGAAACGCACAAAGAAAGAATGCGTAGGAGCGGAAGCTTTTTGGCATGTGTGTAATCACGTGGCTCTGAAACTCACTGCACGACGAAATTTTGAGGAGTAAAATACATGGCTATCTGGTTTAAGCAATCCCAGAAAACTAGAATTGCAGTTTTATTTCCCCTGCTTTGGATTGGGATTTGGGATGATGGGATGGCAGGCGCAGTACACACAACACGACGAACAGCTTGTACTTCTCTTCTGGTGGGGGAGTATCGATCAAATGCTAATTTATATCGTTCATGCGTGTTTTAGGTAAACATGATGAATTAATAGATGTGAATGCAAAATGAAATGGAGGTAGTGTTGACTGGGCTGTGAATGAAGTTTCTAAAACAGGGGCAGGTCACTGTAGTGTCGACAGTGAGTTTGATGGACAATTCTTTCAGCGTCTCTTTCTCCCAATTCCCAAATGCACAACACTGTTTCTCTGCTGAATCTGTACTCCACAGCTACTCCCTGTTCCCTACGCGTGTCACTTGTCTTTCTCTCGTGGACTCATTCTACTCTGTTTGGAGCCAAGGAAAATAAATCAGAAGAAGTaaatatggaaagaaaatgatgaaGCAATGATGCTTTCTCTTATTTGGATTTAGGAAGGAAAAtgtggaaataaaataaaataattttttatatatatttttaaataaatctctttaaaaaat
Proteins encoded:
- the LOC110645353 gene encoding spermidine hydroxycinnamoyl transferase-like, yielding MSVSIQSSCSLKPNAKTKTGRLSLSELDQIGTITHIPTIYFYKPSLSNWLQPFTSIVDILKDSLSRVLVAFYPLAGRLHWIGHGRLELDCNAMGVTFIDAESQSKLEDFGDFSQFSEYQHLIPHVDYTLPMHEIPLLLVQVTRFHCGGFSISLTLSHVVVDGQSALHFISEWARIARGEQLGTRPFFDRKVLRAGGPPISGTLFHHKEFDELPLLIGQSNNSEERRKKTSASQLKITKAQVEKLKSKANESKSMDNGGGYTRYETLTAHVWRSACKAREHKPEQPTAMGICIDSRKRMQPPLPDGYFGNAILDVIAVSNSGELVSKPLGFASSKIRDAIQNVTSEYINSAIDFCKNQQDLTKFQDIYALQGTDEGPFYGNPNLLLVSWLTLPIYGLDFGWGKEIYMGLGSVDFDGDAFLVPSHDSDGSLVLAICLQADHIKAFEKYFYEDII
- the LOC110645355 gene encoding uncharacterized protein LOC110645355, with the translated sequence MDLFNFDKVKTEKTGSILWYNHLPSLTKLFRLIEFCLAMVFLSWIFNRLPFAIRISGEFFMRIAGVIASPIFVFLLCNAIIATLIVKSGRFSGENPSTDNAETELYEELLKNNENGCSKSLSENPSTPSHPPFHATKEIEYQDKEIISQVNVITQTGKNNDGAVEMDLYSFSDSDSETDSDNPRVYRRSKSEKLEKKCSEKAKEKKLQRWETEKRMNAVKSTSGEGLCPEDELSGEEFQRAVDEFIAKHLRFRRQESLAVVPQNQSSIAEIEKK